From the Rhinoraja longicauda isolate Sanriku21f chromosome 5, sRhiLon1.1, whole genome shotgun sequence genome, the window gtgtaccgaggtacagtgaaaagcttttgttgcgtgctaaccagtcagacgaaagacaatacatgactacaatcgagccattaacagcgtttagatacatgataaaggaatgacgtttagtgcaaggtaaagccagcaaagtccgatcaaggatagtccgagggtcaccaaagaggtagactcaccaaagaggtagacagtagttcagcagtgctctctggttgtggtagggtgattcagttgcctgataacagctgggaagaaactgcccctgaatctggaggtgtgcgttttcacacttctgtaccttttgcccgatgggagaggggagaagagggggtggccagggtgagactggttcctgattatgctgctggccttgccgaggcagcacgaggtgtagatggggtcaatggaagggaggttggtttgtgtgacggtctgggctgctggccttgccgaggcagcgcgaggtataaatggggtcaatggaagggaggttggtctggtctgcgtccacaattccccgCAACTTCTTGCGGCCTTGGTTGGAGCTGACCTGACCCAAAAACATGCCACCTGTCCAAGtggtgcctggcccactgagtcactccagcagatCCAAGTTGAAAACGGTGCACTGGATAAGGAAGTAGACAAGTTGGAAGCCCCGGCCTTCTGCACCAGAGTCACCAACCTTCTTTCCAAGCGGCCTCACTGGCAACCTTGGCCTGCATATTTTATGCTTTTAGTACCACTACGGACACTCTGGTACCACTATGTGCAGCTTCCACAAACCTAACGGAAGAGGTAGAGCCCGCAATGAATGGGACATGAACCAATGTATCTTTTGTTCTCAAGGTTCAGGTTGAAAGCAGAAAAGTACACACAAACTATATTCTTCCAGCAGCTACTTTCTGTAATCGATACCGTTtgttagggtgtgtgtgtgtgtgtgtgtgtgtgtgtgtgtgtgtgtgtgtgtgtgtgtgtgtgtgtgtgtgtgtgtgtgtgtgtgtgagatgctACTGGATCCATCTCCAATTACTCAACCGGCCGAGCCACACGGCTGCCGACCCACCTCCCAAATGAGTACCAGCCCGACATTACATGTAAACAATTAAGTGCTTAAAATATACAATGATTTTGTTGGCACGGAACACCTCCATCCCACAGTCAGAGTGCAACGCCGTAGAACTAGCAGGATAACGAAGGTGGACCGGCTCAGCCACACCATCGGCGATGGGTTCAGGGTTGAGGATTATGTGGGTGGGTGAGGAACAGCAAGATGAAGAACACCCTTCATCCCTGGGTGCGTCCTCCATTGATAGCCGAGGGCAAGGTTAGAGTTTCATCGCTTCATTTGAATTGCACACGGAGGAAGATACTTTGCTCCTTTGTGATCCCCACCCCCTCTCGCCTGCAGAACAACTGGGGGAAAGGGATCTCCAGGCTCCTTACACGCGTTTAGTTCATGCGTTTTTAGGACAACTCGTTCATTCGATACCAAAGCCTGGTTTACACTGTGGAACAGCGCACTGAGGTTTACACGTGACATCGCAGTCGCGTGTATGTTTCATTTACGCCTTTTTGAATTGGGCGCTTCTTTTCGAGAACGTAAACCCCCCCCCCGTGTAAAAACGGACTGCGCccgtaaaatatatatattttttaaaaacctccAAATTCAGCAACGGAGGCAAAAAGAAAAGTACAGAATCTaggcaaggtatcacaaaatgctggagtaactcagcgggtcgggcagcatctcaggagggaaggaatgggcgacgtttcgggtcgagaccccgtcTTCAGACTTCAGCAGTTTGGAGACTTCTtcagcagtccgaagaagggtctcgacccgaaacgtcgcccattccttctctcccgaggtgctgcctgacccgctgagttactccagcattctgtgataccttcgatttgtaccagcatctgcagttagtttcccACAGAATCTAGGCAAGATTCACTGACCCAAACTTTTCATGTGGTCCAAACTTTTAAACGTACGCGGGCTCACAGGGCTTGCAGCCTGCAAGATCTCAGGAACAGACTGGCACGTTTTCATCGCCCCACACAGATTTAGCCCGGGTCCAGTCCGCGGGAGGTAAAATCAACAATTCGTCAGCAGAGTAAAATGGGTTCCGTTGTTGAAACCCACACAACCCCAGCCCAAAGTTCTcaagtttaaaacaaaatatcaaGTGTGTGGGacttctgcatttaaaaaaaaaattctatgttGTCAAATCTAAGTCAGAGGAAAGCTTTTGGGTCAATCAAGGctcaaaaaaaaaaacatggaatGAAAAGCAATGGCCTTGTTTTAAGATCTACAGTTCCTggcgaaaaaaaaagaaaaagttcTTTACTTTAAAACAAAATTGGTCATCTGGAAGAAAAGTAAAACTCACAGTATTCTTGGAGAAACGTTTACACTGCATCTTTACACTTGGAAACATTTTAGTTTGTGAGTTTCCGTCTCAGTCTCTGTTTGTTCTGGAAATTTTGCTCTCCAATCCTCAGTTAGAAGAGGGTTCATTGAACaaaaactctccccccccccctcacgggagTTGGAGTATGTTTGTGCCTGTGCCTCAGAACTACTCTCACTGTCATTAGCAGCTCTTGCAAACCGGAAGGGTTGCTGTCCATCTCCAAGGTCACCTTGCAGAGTGGACCCTGGGGATCAGAGGGGTGAGGGTTTGGAGAACAAAGCTCCAGGTGCCCTGGGCTATATCACCACCTCAATGTTGTGCACCTTGTTGTAGCCGTTCATCAGCTGCTCGTAGTCCGGTGGACCCCCCAGCGTGAAGGTGTGGAACTCCGAATTGTTGCCGTCCGGAGACTCCACGAGtacatcctcctccccctcctccatcatgtTCTCGTCCACCGAGAGGTCCACCGAGAGGTCCACCTCCTCCTCGTCGCTGAGAAGGTTCTGCTCGTCTATGAACCGTATGTTGGCGTTCTCGAAGAACAAGGGCGGGTGGCCGCGCATGTCCCAGGAGGCCCGCTCCTCCCGGGCGGCCTTGTCCAGCTGGTTCTCGCCCCGCGGCGGCCGGCCGCGCAGGTCCTTCTCGTTGTTCAGGGGAGGGGAGGCGCTCTCCGGGTCCTGGGCGGCCAGCGGGTTGGGCAGCTCGTAGCGGGACCTCTTCAGGCCGGTCCTCCGGAACTCGCTGGCGCTCAGCCCCCCCGCGCCCTCGCCCTTGGCCGCGACCTCCGCCCCCTTCAGCAGGTTGTTGGTaccgcctccgcctccgcctccgctgttgttgttgttgttgctcttCAGCGTCTTGGAGCCGATCTGCTTGATCAGGTCGTTGTAGCTCTCCTGCTTCTTGGAGAGGAAGTGGAAGATGTTCACCTCCGTCGACTCGGCCACCTTGACCTGGGCGGCCATCTTGGGGTTCAGAGGCCCGGGGCTCTCCACGTGCTCCGACGACCCCTTCATCCTCTTCCGCCTCTTCTTGATGGCCTTGTGGGCTTGCACGAACATGCTGACCTTCCAGTTGAAGAAGAGGGACAGCCACGCCAAGCCCAGGTAAATCCACAGCTCCACAAAGTACCTGTAGAGGATCGGGTAGTTGGCATTCGGGTCCACACCTGGAGAGAAACAGACAGAAGCCAACGGTCAGCACAAGAGCGAACGGGATTAAAACAATCGTGACAAATATCATTTCAAAATAAggtgtagatgcaaggaactgcaggcgctggtttacaacaacaacaacaaaaagacacaaagtgctggagtaactcggcagggtcaggcagcatctcataagTTCTTAAGTCATTGGAGCGGAATtagaccgttcggcccatcaagtccaccccgccattcaatcatccatctctccctctcaaccccattctcctgccttctccccataacccctgacacccgcactaatcaagaatctgccagtctgtctttaaaatatccactggcttggcctccacagattcaccgccctccgactaaagaagcccctccccatctcctttctaacgccacaaggtaaaccagcatctgccgtcctTTGCTTCCACTTTTCACACTTCATGTTTttaagtgcggcacagtggcgcagcggtagagttgctgccttacagcgaatgcagcgccggagactcaggttcgatcccgactacgggcgccgtctgtacggagtttgtacgttctccccgtgacctgcgtgggttttctccgagatcttcggtttcctcccacactccaaagatgtacaggtatgtaggctaattggctgggcaaaagtaaaaattgtccctagtgggtgtaggatagtgttgatgtgcggggatcgctgggcggcgcggacccggtgggccgaaggacctgtttttgcgctgtgtctgtaaatctaaatctaaaaaaagaaggGGTGTCCAAGAGAATCTCCAGCAGTTGCAGGTCAAACGAGTCTTGGAGACAGATGAGGAAAATGGGtctaggttagatggggcatctcggtcggcatggactggttggGCCTGTGCGGCTCGGAGAAGCGGCCCGACTGTAGTGGGTTACTCACCTGCCACAAAGTCACCAAATCCAATGGTGGAGATGGTAATGAACGAGTAGTAGAGTCCTTCAATGTACGACCAGCCCTCGATCGCTTTGAATACAAAGGGCGGAACTACCAGATGCACCAAGACACCCCACACTATGAAGATGGCCGTGCACGTTATCTGAGCCTTGCGCTATCAAAACCAAAGGATGAAATAGAGtgttagaacaaagaacagtattcAGCCCAGATTATCCCTAtcaattaacctatcaatctctgcttaaaaaatacccaattacttgTCCTCCAAAGCCTgccccgtggcaatgaattccacagattctggctaaagaaattcctcctcatctccattctaaaggtacgtcctttaattccgaggctgtgccctctggtcctagactctcccattaccaggaacatcctctccacatcctcaatCTGAGCGGGTAAatatttcacacacagggtgctgGGCGTCTGGAATAaggtgccagagtaggtagttgggACAGAGGCCCAGatacccacaggccatcaggactgttaactattataactccagagactaaattgtttttctgtattaattttaatttttctgctgtaatttgtaatttttcttttgcacaatccgcaggcattgccactttcatttcactgcacatcttgtatgtgtatgtgacaaataaacttgactcgactatcgcaacgtttaagaaacagttgaacaggtacatggatagggtgggtttggagggatatgggccaaacgtgggcaggtggggactagtgtagctgggacattgttggccggtgtgtgggcgagttgggccgaaggccctgcttcGGTGCTGTATCCCCCCTCCATGACTGTGACTTACCGGACTCAATCCTTTCCTGGTTAAGGCTTCGCCGAGCTTCTTGGCCCGACCTCCAAAGAACTTTCCCAGGGCGCTGATCCAGGACAGGCAGAGGGGTGCACCGAAAAGCCCGTAAAAGATGCAGAAGAGGCGGCCCGGTGAAGTCTTGGGTGAAATATTTCCGTAGCCTGCGCCGCAGGAAGATGAAATAAAGCCACGATAAGTTCTCCAGACCCCAAACAAGGTCAAcggttctccccccaccccctactccttccccttcccccttgttcctttcctccaccctagtcgttttaccagttccaaggtttagtttagtttagagatacatcgcagaaacaggcccttcggcccaccgggtccgcgccgaccagcgatccccgcacactaacacgatcctacacccaccggggacagtttttacatttgccaagccaattaacctacaaacctgcacgtctttggagtgtgggaggaaaccgaagatctcggaaaaatcgcaggtcggcgcggacttggtgtccAAAGTGATCCAGATATCCACGCCGTGTCTCAAAagtctgtatcttggtacatgtgatcatataagaaccattgaaccattggcctcagatggacacaaagtgctggggtaactcaacactgcaggcagaatctctggggatCAAAAAGATGGGTGACTTTACAGGTCGggacgggaccctttttcagactgaaagtaggggggggtggtgggggggggggggtgaagagctggaggcaggaaaagaccaggaccagtcAGAGCTGTCCACAAATGCCCTCGGGCAAGGCAGTGCCTGGTAGGCCCATCGTTGGCTAGGGTAGGTGTGAttttagattagagacacagcgcagaaacgggcccttcggcccatcgagtccgcaccgaccagtgatccttgcacattaacactatcctacagtagtgacaattttacatttataccgagccaattaacctgccaacctgtatgtttttggagtgtgggaggataccaaagttctcggagaaaacccacgcgggtcacggggagaaggtacaaactccgtacagacagcccccgtagtcgggatggaacccgggtctccggcgctgcgttcgctgtaaggcagcaactctgccgctgcgccaccgtgaccgcccaatgtTCTCCGCAATGTTCCTCTCTCGAGATCacaagagggcggcacagtggcacagcggtagagttgctgcctcacagcgccagagacccgggttccatcccgaccacgggtgctgtctatgcggagtttgtacgttctccccgtgacccgcgtgggttttctccgagaactttggtatcctcccacactccaaaaacatacaggttggcaggttaattggctcggtataaatgtaaaattgtcactactgtaggatagtgttaatgtgcaaggatcactggtcggtgcggactcgatgggccgaagggcccgtttctgcgctgtgtctctaatctaaaaTCACACCTACCCTAGCCAACGATGGGCCTACCAGGCACTGCCTTGCCCGAGGGCATTTGTGGACAGCTCTgactggtcctggtcttttcctgcctccagctcttcacccccccccccccaccacccccccctactttcagtctgaaaaagggtcccgtccCGACCTGTAAAGTCACCCATCTTTTTGatccccagagattctgcctgcagtgttgagttaccccagcactttgtgtccatctgaggccaatggttcaatggttcttatatgatcacatgtaccaagatacagactTTTGAGACACGGCGTGGATATCTGGATCACTTTggacaccaagtccgcgccgacctgcgataacGCATGCACtatcactgtcctacacacacgagggacaatttatgatttccAAGGTCGctctgaccggcgatcacccggtacacgagcactatccgacacacacgagggacaatttacgatttacaggggccaatcaacctacaaacccgcacgtctttggagtgtgggaggaaactggagcacccggagaaaacccacgcgggtcacggggtgaatgccGCAAACGCGgttcggacagcacccgtggtcaggatggaacccgggtctctggcgctgtgaggcagcaactctaccgctgcgccaccttgtgattattgttttgcatgcagatcagcaagattattgccatacacgaACACGATTCCCAGTTAGGTACAGAGTGCGTAGAAACAGCCCGCAGAGTGGAgatgcaagagtcgccatgttttgggCGGCGCTCGATATTGGAATCGGCCGCCGGCGCGGTCCACCTACCGATTGTGGTGATGACGGTGGCGGCAAAGATAACGGCGTTGGGCCAATTCCAGTTGTTGAAGGTCTTATTCCCGGTGAAGGTGACACCTTGTCCAGCGGCCTCCTCGACAGTCTGCAAGCACAGCGGGGAGAAAGATTGAGCGTTTGCCTTCCAAATGCAGAGAGCCTCACAgacggtgcagcggcagagtcgctgccttggagcacttgcagcgccagagacccgggtacgggcgctgtctgtgcggagtttgtacgttctccccgtgacccagcgcgggttttctccgtgatcttcggtttcctcccacactccaaagacgtacaggtatgtaggttaattgactgggtaaatgtaaaaattgtccctagtgtgctaatgtgcggggatcgctgggcggagcaggctcggtgggccgaagggcctgtttccgcgcagtacctctaaatctaaatctaaaatctaaaaatcaatatctaaatctaaatctaaaatctaaaaatcaatatctaaatctaaatctaaaatctaaaaatcaatatCGTGCCCAGAGTCACAGAGGTAGTGgacaggtaaataaataaataataaacacACCATCTCTAAACAACGCGCCACCTGCAGTCATTTAAGaaccagagatcagggttcgatcccgactaggggcgctGGCTggacgaagtttgcacgttctccccgtgacctgcatggcttttctccgggtgcactgcctcagaataaaaggacgcaccttagaaaggaggcgagaaatttctttggacagagggtggtgaacctgtgggattcattgccacagaaggctgtggaggccaagtcaatggatatttctaaggcagaaaatgacaggttcttgattagtacgggtgtcaggggctgtggggagaaggcaggtgaatggggtcaggagggagaggtagatcagccgtgatggaatggcggagtcgactagatgggccgaatggtctaattctgctccgagaatgaATGAACATGAACATGGTTATGAACAGAGGTTTAGAGATTTGCCAACGTAGCCGAGGTGCAGTATAATCGACGGTTGCTTTAGGTTGGAGAACTTTGCGAAGAACTATTTACTTTGGCGTGtttcgtttttttttaaaattgctctGATTTCACCGCGAGAATCTTTGCAAGTCAACACCCAacagcagctgcaggattgcatTTGGTGCAAGAACGCTTTAGGTTTTGTTTTCTCCACGAAATATTGAGTGCTTTAGGTTAACTTTCACAAACAACAACTCTCCAGACGAGTGAAAAATAAATGGTCAGCAACCTTTCCCAATACAATCAAATAAGCAACAGCAAGCAAGAAGACACAGCATCACCGACCAAATCAGAATTAAACAAAATAGCAAAAAGGTATTTAGGCCAGGAGGTGCtggagaggcctggatagagtggatgtggagagggtgtttccactagtgggagagtctaggaccagaggtcacagcttcagaattaaaggacgttcttttaggaaggagatgaggaggaatttctttagtcagagggtgatgaacctgtggaattctttgccacaaacggctgtggaggccaagtcagtggatatttttaaggcagagatagatagattcctattcacaaaatgctggagtaactcagcaggtcaggcagcatctcgggagagaaggaatgggtgacgtttcgggtcgagacccttcttcagaccgaagaagggtctcggcccgaaacgtcacccattccttctctcccgagatgctgcctgacctgctgagttactccagtattttgtgaataaaaaccttcgatttgtaccagcatctgcagttatcttcttatagatagattcctgattagtacggggtgtcagaggttatggggagaaggcaggagaatggggttaggagggagagatagatcagccatgattgaatggcggaggcgacctgatgggccgaatggccttattctactcctatttcttatgacctaaATCCACTTCTATTCAATGTGCTGGTAGaatcatgtagcatggaaacaggcccttcaacccaactcatccatgctgagcaAAGTgttccatctgagctagtcccatttgaggagaggggagaactagggaggggtgggagaagagagtgaaagagagaggggaggggaggagagagattaagagagaggggaaggagagagaaagaggggggtggagaaagagagaaaggtgGGAAgtagggagagaacgagagagaaggggaaagaaagagaacgatggggggaaggggggaaaaagatagagggggaggagagagaaagaaggagtggaaaggagagagagtgggggggaggggagagagagagaggatgggtgaaagagagagggggaaggagagagaaagaatgagtggaaaggagagagaggggggagagagagagaagatgggtgaaagagagggaaaggagagagggagagagaaggagatagggggtggagagagagatggaggggagagagagagaaatagggaGGTGGAGAGTaaggggtgggagagtgaggagactgaggagaggggagaaagagagttagagagggagggagaaagagtgaGGAGAGCAGGAGAAAACCATGTTTACATAATCACTTCAACAATTCTACTGCTTCATGTCGGTAATTAATAATAATGAATAGCAAGCCATTGGTCACAAGCTTCCAACTGCACAGCCTGGAAGCAGCAGTCATGTGCTGGTGTCAACTAACTCTGATCACAGGGGTATTGGCAGGAAAGTGTGAGGGCAGAGACCGTGGCAGTCAGCCAAGGCGCTAACTGCATCTTACTAAATGCATGCTCCCAACTTGTGGTGCAGAGTGAATGAGACATTTCAGAGGCTCATTTTATTCACGACGAGATCCAGACATATCTAACCAAACTCAGCCTGCAGCCGGCAGGCCGACTTGCAGTTTGCAATCtgttttctcagctccacccagacCACAATCTCCGCGCAACTCGACAAGAAACGGCtgcaacacaaagcgctggaggatctcagcgggtcaggcggcatccgcggagagaatggacaggcgacgtttcaggtggagacccttcttcgtctgacTTTGAAgatctcttcagtctgaagaagggtcctggcccaaacgTCGCCCGTCTGCCCCCTCCccggatgcggcctgacccgctgagttcctccagcactttgtgttttgctctggacattccagcacctgcagttcctcgtgttgaTATGAAATGGAGCTCAGAGTTATAATAGAGAGAGCACAAAGAAACCAGGGTCAAGTTGCACTGTTTCAGGAATAATGAAGCGATTCTCGAAGAGGTAGAAATGGAGAAATATGTTTACAAGTAATCCCAGCCTCATCTTTAACCAAGCTAGTAGTGCAATTTGTTTTAGTGTACGTGTGCGTGCGGGCGCGAGTGTGAGCacatgcatgtgcgtgtgtgcgtgcgagtgcgCAGGTGCCTGCGAGTGTGCACACGCGAGCAAGTGTGAGTGCGCGTGTGAGCaagtgtgcgagtgtgtgcaGGCGTGAatgcgtgcgtgtgagtgtgcgcgtgcgtgcaagCTTGAGTGTGTGAGCAAAAGTGACCGTGAGCACTTACGAGTGTAGGTGAGTGTGCGCGAGGGCGAGTGTGTGTTAGCGTGCGCGTGTGAgcgcgtgtttgtgtgcgtgcgagagtgtgtgtgcgtgcgtgtgcaagtgtgtgtcagCGTGTGCGTGTGTTTATGTGCGTGCGAGAGTGAGTGTGCATGTCAGTGTGCGTGCGAGCTTGTGTTTGTGTGCGGACGAGTGTATGTCTGTGAGTACGTGTGCAATGGGGGGGAAGAAACACATACAAATCCATGGCCTTGGTTTTAACCTGACTATAGATTATTGAGGGGAAGAAAATGGTGCTGTATACACCCAAAAGTAACTGAATTCACtttgcccttcaaaccagcaccaccattcaatatgatcatggctggtcatctaaaaatcagtaccccgttcctgctttctccccacatcccttgattcctttagccccaagagctaaagcacttagcccgaagaactaaatctagctcttagggcaaaactcaaatctccctctcccctgattcagcctgaagaagggtccaaacccaatagatcacctatccacattctccggagatgctgcccgacccgctgagttactccagcacgttgtgtcagtttctgcaaactagcatctgcagttccttgcctctccTCAGATCAATACAGTATTTTATTCCTTAATTTCAGACATTTCATCTTCGTTTCACCACTAGAAAATGTACTCCCCAAAACCAGCCACAGTTTGCTTCAAGTAAAGTGAATCTAAACATGTTAcgcactcttcccccctccaacTCTCACCCTGTTGTTAGTCTAAAAACCCAGTGGTAACTTCTCACACACAGAAGCAGGGGATATTTTAGCTtaagtttcgttttagttttgaTTAGTCTTacttttttattttagttttagtttcaattcaatttagtttagtggaaacaggcccttcggcccaccgagtccacgccgaccatcgatcacccactcgcactagttcaatgttatcccactttctcacccactcccaacATTCTTGGGGCAATTTTTAACAGAAGTcatttaacgtacaaacccgcacgtctttgggatgtgggaagaaaccggagcgcccggagaaaacccacgcagggagaacgtgtaaattccacacgcgcacacacacacacacacacagagagacagcgcatgaggtgaggatcgaaccagggtctctggtgctgtctctcCACCAGCTGCCCCAAAGTGTGTCCATTAGTCAGTCCCTCCTTTCAGTTATCGCAGCGACACCCCAGTTTCCCTTCAGCCTGCTCCGTACTCTCGAAAATAGTGCCGGAGTGTGCCGACATTTTGCCAGCCTTGCCTCCATGCTTCCCATTGCCTGTACAGCAGGCTGCCTATGACgctgggtccgaagaagggtctcgacccgaagcgtctcgacccgaagcgtcacccattccttctctccagagatgctgctgcctgaccggctgagttactatgTGCCTGTCTGCCTTTCTTTGCTAATTGCAGTCCAGTCCAATGCCCTCGAGATAACTCAATAAGCAAACAAAGCTtcaaagttcatgttcataagttgtaggagcaaaattaggccatcaagtctaccgccattcaatcatggctgatctatcttccccattTAACCCAATTCTCCCGacaaaactgtgtgcagttttggtctcctaatttgaggaaggacgtccttgctattga encodes:
- the kcnk5a gene encoding potassium channel subfamily K member 5a isoform X1, which produces MVDRGPLLTSAIIFYLSIGAAIFQVLEEPNWDAAAKQYKMKKSQILEEHPCLTQAALEKILATVEEAAGQGVTFTGNKTFNNWNWPNAVIFAATVITTIGYGNISPKTSPGRLFCIFYGLFGAPLCLSWISALGKFFGGRAKKLGEALTRKGLSPRKAQITCTAIFIVWGVLVHLVVPPFVFKAIEGWSYIEGLYYSFITISTIGFGDFVAGVDPNANYPILYRYFVELWIYLGLAWLSLFFNWKVSMFVQAHKAIKKRRKRMKGSSEHVESPGPLNPKMAAQVKVAESTEVNIFHFLSKKQESYNDLIKQIGSKTLKSNNNNNSGGGGGGGTNNLLKGAEVAAKGEGAGGLSASEFRRTGLKRSRYELPNPLAAQDPESASPPLNNEKDLRGRPPRGENQLDKAAREERASWDMRGHPPLFFENANIRFIDEQNLLSDEEEVDLSVDLSVDENMMEEGEEDVLVESPDGNNSEFHTFTLGGPPDYEQLMNGYNKVHNIEVVI
- the kcnk5a gene encoding potassium channel subfamily K member 5a isoform X2, which produces MFCLFRDVTGISRQQWDLTVEEAAGQGVTFTGNKTFNNWNWPNAVIFAATVITTIGYGNISPKTSPGRLFCIFYGLFGAPLCLSWISALGKFFGGRAKKLGEALTRKGLSPRKAQITCTAIFIVWGVLVHLVVPPFVFKAIEGWSYIEGLYYSFITISTIGFGDFVAGVDPNANYPILYRYFVELWIYLGLAWLSLFFNWKVSMFVQAHKAIKKRRKRMKGSSEHVESPGPLNPKMAAQVKVAESTEVNIFHFLSKKQESYNDLIKQIGSKTLKSNNNNNSGGGGGGGTNNLLKGAEVAAKGEGAGGLSASEFRRTGLKRSRYELPNPLAAQDPESASPPLNNEKDLRGRPPRGENQLDKAAREERASWDMRGHPPLFFENANIRFIDEQNLLSDEEEVDLSVDLSVDENMMEEGEEDVLVESPDGNNSEFHTFTLGGPPDYEQLMNGYNKVHNIEVVI